The following proteins are co-located in the Chroococcidiopsis sp. TS-821 genome:
- a CDS encoding isoprenyl transferase: MTVKPIVLQDLPPDLKRERLPKHVAVIMDGNGRWAKHRGLPRIVGHKRGVDVLKDLLRCCRDWGVAALTAYAFSTENWGRPLEEVDFLMTLFERVLRKELREMIEEDVRIQFVGNLSALPQSLQTEIARAVAATQHNRGIQFTVATNYGGRQEILDACRAIAHQVKQGLLQPDDIDEALFERHLYTAGIGDPDLLIRTSGEMRISNFLLWQMAYAEIYITETLWPDFDRAEFHRALCSYQQRERRFGKV; this comes from the coding sequence ATGACTGTAAAGCCAATTGTGTTACAAGATTTGCCCCCAGATTTAAAACGAGAACGCCTGCCCAAGCACGTGGCAGTCATTATGGATGGAAATGGTCGTTGGGCTAAGCATCGAGGATTACCTCGGATCGTGGGCCACAAGCGAGGTGTTGATGTCTTAAAAGATTTGCTACGCTGTTGTCGCGACTGGGGAGTAGCTGCTCTGACTGCCTATGCTTTTTCTACAGAAAATTGGGGAAGACCGCTAGAGGAAGTTGACTTTTTGATGACATTGTTTGAGCGGGTGTTGCGTAAAGAATTGCGCGAAATGATTGAAGAAGACGTCCGCATTCAGTTTGTCGGCAACTTGAGTGCACTACCACAATCGTTACAAACCGAAATTGCGCGGGCGGTTGCCGCAACGCAACACAATCGCGGAATTCAATTTACAGTGGCAACTAACTACGGTGGACGACAAGAAATTCTAGACGCATGTCGCGCGATCGCGCATCAAGTAAAGCAAGGCTTGTTACAACCTGATGACATTGATGAAGCTTTATTTGAACGTCATTTATACACTGCTGGCATTGGCGATCCTGATTTATTAATTCGCACAAGTGGCGAAATGCGCATTAGCAACTTTCTCCTATGGCAAATGGCTTATGCGGAAATTTATATCACCGAAACGCTATGGCCTGATTTCGACCGTGCAGAGTTTCACCGAGCATTATGCTCTTATCAGCAGCGCGAACGCCGATTTGGCAAAGTCTAA
- the cdaA gene encoding diadenylate cyclase CdaA: MRDLWKQWLIYLGWTQSVLLHILDLGLVLGLTYMVLVIIGERRTLWMVRGFILLMLASVVSGRLELRLLNFVLEKLVVGCAVAIAVAYQSDFRRFLEQLGRGDLGHLWQPSRRAIAKPDNVIDEIVEAVKELSQNRIGALIVLETNGPIDEADFNSAGVQLNAEVSKELIQTIFHPKTPLHDGAALIRGSRLVAAAVILPLTARTASRQLGTRHRAAMGITERVPDNCICVVVSEETGSISFAEKGILNRPLTSSKLKELLEAKFSPPVEREAVAPSVLSWVRQVSNQGVAFVSRLLGLSSASHRNKK; this comes from the coding sequence ATGAGAGATTTGTGGAAGCAATGGCTGATCTACCTTGGCTGGACGCAGTCGGTGTTGCTTCACATTCTTGATTTAGGGTTAGTACTGGGGTTAACTTACATGGTGCTCGTGATTATTGGCGAGCGTCGGACGTTGTGGATGGTGCGGGGGTTTATTCTCCTGATGCTAGCCTCGGTAGTCAGTGGCAGATTAGAGTTACGGCTATTAAATTTTGTGCTGGAAAAGTTGGTTGTTGGTTGTGCAGTGGCGATCGCTGTTGCATACCAATCAGACTTTCGGCGGTTTTTGGAACAACTAGGGCGCGGCGATTTAGGGCATTTATGGCAACCGTCGCGCCGCGCGATCGCTAAGCCAGATAACGTGATAGATGAAATTGTCGAGGCAGTTAAAGAACTTTCACAAAACCGGATTGGCGCGTTGATTGTTTTAGAAACGAATGGTCCAATTGATGAAGCAGATTTTAATTCAGCAGGGGTACAGCTAAATGCTGAAGTGTCTAAGGAACTGATCCAAACAATCTTTCACCCGAAAACGCCACTTCATGATGGTGCTGCGTTGATTCGCGGTTCGCGGCTGGTTGCTGCGGCGGTTATTTTACCACTGACTGCACGCACGGCTTCGCGGCAGCTAGGGACTCGTCATCGAGCAGCAATGGGAATTACAGAACGCGTTCCAGATAATTGTATTTGCGTTGTTGTTTCCGAAGAAACAGGTTCTATTTCTTTTGCTGAAAAAGGAATACTAAATAGACCGCTCACCAGCAGTAAACTGAAGGAATTATTAGAAGCTAAGTTTTCCCCGCCTGTGGAGCGTGAAGCTGTTGCCCCTAGTGTGCTAAGTTGGGTTCGCCAAGTTAGCAATCAAGGCGTGGCATTTGTATCGCGTTTACTCGGTTTATCATCAGCTTCTCATCGAAACAAAAAATGA
- a CDS encoding late competence development ComFB family protein — protein MLKTVVNLTQQAVITEIENVLDTYPCHPYQKAFAIPDLRQELIAYVLNRIPCVYSALDKEQKSIILNYQLPSSLQQIQLENLIHQGIYSILQEKADWVNRHLPEATQCGLEPSHWFG, from the coding sequence ATGCTGAAAACAGTAGTCAATTTAACACAACAAGCAGTCATTACTGAAATTGAAAACGTTTTAGATACGTATCCGTGTCATCCTTACCAAAAAGCCTTTGCAATTCCAGATTTAAGACAAGAATTAATTGCTTACGTTCTTAATCGAATTCCGTGTGTTTATAGCGCGCTCGACAAAGAACAAAAATCAATCATACTCAATTATCAGTTACCAAGTTCCCTGCAACAAATACAATTAGAAAACCTGATTCATCAGGGTATTTACTCGATCTTGCAGGAGAAAGCTGATTGGGTAAATCGCCACCTTCCAGAAGCGACGCAATGTGGTCTCGAACCATCGCATTGGTTTGGTTGA
- a CDS encoding O-antigen ligase, with protein MGKRNQILQSHPVTRLRLAWNFAQLGLLTFSLVPILGALGIFLALVTTWRHKYRQIIREPSNWGLAVLASWLIVTTIFADDRLAATLGLFNFLPFFLLFAAFSTLIQTPTQLRQLSQILVISSIPVIVLGFGQLLLSWTTPAAFSGFLGWTLVAQGNPPGRMAAVFMYANILAGYLVITFILASGLFLARIQGTAVPRDYWLSASTSETFLLMAVIGNFAALILTNSRNAWAIACLAILAFALYQGWKWLVAGVSAIASAILLAAFAPVPLSNLLRTIIPQFFWARLTDQFYPNRAIPFLRTTQWQFALSLTHQRPLVGWGLRNFTPLYQAQMHVWLGHPHNFFLMFAAETGVLGIIFLSLWVGWILFRAIRVLHTWHLSNLDPSTPTTQHKIIFFSYLVAFFACVLFNTVDVTIFDLRLNTLVWILLAAIYGVAKHTRSSQLVH; from the coding sequence ATGGGCAAGCGCAACCAAATATTACAATCGCACCCTGTTACTCGTTTGCGACTTGCCTGGAACTTTGCTCAGCTAGGATTACTGACTTTTTCTCTAGTTCCAATTTTGGGAGCTTTAGGGATATTTTTAGCCTTAGTCACTACTTGGCGACACAAGTACCGCCAAATCATCCGCGAACCATCAAATTGGGGGTTAGCTGTTTTAGCAAGTTGGCTGATTGTGACAACGATTTTTGCGGACGATCGCTTAGCTGCAACGTTGGGTTTATTCAACTTCTTACCTTTTTTTCTGTTATTTGCTGCCTTCAGTACGCTGATTCAAACACCAACTCAGTTGCGGCAATTGTCCCAAATCTTGGTAATCTCTTCTATCCCTGTTATTGTTCTGGGGTTCGGGCAATTATTACTCAGTTGGACAACACCCGCAGCGTTTTCAGGCTTTCTCGGTTGGACACTCGTCGCGCAAGGTAACCCTCCTGGGCGCATGGCGGCTGTTTTCATGTACGCCAATATACTTGCTGGCTACTTGGTTATTACATTTATTCTGGCATCGGGGCTATTTCTCGCGCGCATTCAAGGTACAGCCGTGCCAAGAGATTACTGGTTATCAGCAAGCACAAGTGAAACTTTCTTACTCATGGCAGTTATTGGAAATTTCGCGGCGCTGATATTGACAAATTCACGTAATGCTTGGGCGATCGCCTGCTTGGCAATTCTTGCTTTTGCACTTTATCAAGGGTGGAAATGGTTAGTCGCGGGCGTGAGCGCGATCGCAAGTGCAATCTTATTAGCTGCGTTTGCCCCTGTACCGTTGAGTAATCTATTGCGAACGATTATTCCTCAATTTTTCTGGGCAAGATTAACCGATCAATTCTATCCCAATCGAGCAATTCCTTTTTTACGTACGACTCAATGGCAGTTTGCCCTGTCTTTGACGCACCAACGTCCCCTCGTTGGCTGGGGATTGCGTAATTTTACACCTCTGTATCAAGCTCAAATGCATGTTTGGCTAGGACATCCACATAATTTTTTTCTCATGTTCGCCGCAGAAACAGGAGTTTTAGGTATTATTTTCTTAAGTCTTTGGGTTGGTTGGATTTTGTTTCGTGCTATTCGAGTTTTGCATACTTGGCACTTGAGCAACTTAGACCCTAGCACGCCAACTACTCAACATAAAATAATTTTCTTTAGTTATCTTGTCGCTTTTTTTGCTTGTGTGTTGTTCAATACTGTAGATGTCACAATTTTTGACTTACGCCTTAATACCTTAGTTTGGATACTACTCGCTGCAATTTATGGTGTTGCCAAACATACGCGTAGTTCTCAGCTTGTGCATTAA
- a CDS encoding DUF2945 domain-containing protein, with protein sequence MAEEFKTGDKVKWKTSQGTTTGEVKQKLTSPTDIKGHHVAASEESPQYLVKSDKSGKEAAHKPDALEKIEE encoded by the coding sequence TTGGCTGAAGAATTTAAAACAGGTGACAAAGTAAAGTGGAAAACTTCACAAGGTACTACAACAGGTGAAGTTAAACAAAAACTCACTTCGCCAACTGATATTAAAGGACATCATGTTGCTGCGTCAGAAGAGAGTCCTCAATACCTTGTAAAAAGTGACAAATCAGGTAAAGAAGCTGCGCATAAACCTGACGCTTTAGAAAAGATTGAGGAATAG
- a CDS encoding YaaW family protein produces the protein MDELRAALELATEEELEQLTHILFRRKFNPLDYLHTPEPIEVQSRDRSSWLDAIEQRFRYLAADGMTVLQGRTEQVTYRQTLIRVCRYLKIPFSNSLTTTDLEAEVFLNLLGRAWRQLPAREQQSLTKRIQRSLTQLHAEFPSIVQQNPLALLIKGGSALAVSSVLKPILLQQIARQFAIHFASYQVAKQALVKGGTAAATQLQTHLAMQAAQRGMAMSAARYGAVRGAFACVAPVLWTWFFADLGWRAIATNYGRIIPTIFALAQIRLTRAEYWQPA, from the coding sequence TTGGACGAGCTAAGAGCGGCGCTAGAATTAGCCACTGAAGAAGAGTTAGAGCAACTGACACATATCTTATTTCGTCGTAAATTTAATCCGCTTGATTATTTACACACTCCTGAACCAATAGAAGTGCAAAGTCGCGATCGCTCTTCATGGCTCGACGCCATTGAGCAACGATTTCGCTATTTAGCTGCGGATGGCATGACTGTGTTGCAAGGGCGTACGGAACAAGTCACCTATCGTCAAACATTAATTCGAGTGTGTCGTTATTTAAAAATTCCGTTTTCGAATAGCCTAACAACAACTGATCTAGAGGCAGAAGTCTTTTTAAATCTATTAGGGCGTGCCTGGCGGCAACTACCAGCGCGCGAGCAACAAAGCTTAACAAAGCGAATCCAGCGATCGCTGACACAGCTGCATGCCGAATTTCCTTCAATTGTCCAGCAAAATCCGCTAGCGCTACTGATTAAAGGTGGGAGCGCTTTAGCTGTCAGTTCAGTTTTAAAACCAATTCTACTCCAGCAAATTGCCCGACAGTTTGCCATTCATTTTGCGAGTTATCAAGTTGCTAAACAAGCGCTCGTGAAAGGTGGTACTGCCGCAGCAACGCAGCTTCAGACTCACTTAGCAATGCAAGCGGCACAACGCGGTATGGCGATGAGTGCTGCGCGATACGGTGCAGTTCGCGGCGCGTTCGCCTGTGTCGCACCAGTACTGTGGACGTGGTTCTTTGCTGATTTAGGATGGCGCGCGATCGCCACAAACTATGGTCGTATTATTCCCACGATCTTTGCGCTGGCTCAAATTCGCCTAACTCGTGCTGAGTACTGGCAGCCTGCATAA
- a CDS encoding DUF3143 domain-containing protein, protein MPLPPADTPLYNHALPNIEEWLRSQGCQQDSEQLHCWYIQRPDWEAELVLDVDQLTVRYTKVGTTSQDILRSFKYSLSREDVEQAVFSGP, encoded by the coding sequence ATGCCTCTTCCTCCCGCTGATACTCCTTTATACAACCACGCCTTACCCAACATTGAAGAATGGCTAAGAAGCCAAGGTTGTCAGCAAGATAGCGAGCAACTGCACTGCTGGTACATACAACGCCCTGATTGGGAAGCTGAGCTAGTTCTTGATGTCGATCAATTAACTGTACGCTATACCAAGGTAGGCACGACATCACAAGATATCCTCCGCTCGTTCAAATACTCTTTGAGCCGTGAAGATGTCGAGCAAGCTGTTTTTTCAGGACCTTGA
- a CDS encoding hydantoinase B/oxoprolinase family protein: MNARWEFWIDRGGTFTDIVAKSPAGKLVVHKLLSENPDRYTDAPVQGIRDILGIAPDAPIPAEQIAVVKMGTTVATNALLERKGDRTVLVITKGFGDALRIGYQNRPDIFARQIVLPEMLYERVIEVAERYTAQGEELIKLDLDAVRCDLQAAYEDGIRACAIVLMHGYRFPAHEQEIATLARTIGYTQVSVSHEVSPLMKLISRGDTTVVDAYLSPILRRYVDQVSSQLSASSKATNPCLMFMQSNGGLADAQTFQGKDSILSGPAGGIVGAVQTSLMAGFHKIISFDMGGTSTDVAHYNGEYERTFETEVAGVRLRTPMMAIHTVAAGGGSILQFDGARYRVGPESAGANPGPAAYAKGGPLTVTDCNVMLGKLQPEFFPKVFGVNGDLPLDAEVVRQKFAELTREIGDNRTPEQVAAGFLAIAVEKMANAIKKISLQRGYDVSDYTLCCFGGAGGQHACLIADALGMKQVFIHPYAGVLSAYGMGLADVRVIRERAVEEVLSEELDLKETLAALEVEGRGELNHKDTKDAKERGVEVLSKVHLRYEGTDAALVVDFGDVEVMRREFEDLHRQRYGFIAPEKRLIVEAVSVEVVAKQDVPVEEVVLRKDNKKAVPVATVQMYARDAWYATPVYQREDLQPEELISGPAIIVEATGTNAIEPGWNAQVNDRNHLILKRSTNSNDQFPMTNDQFPTHPDPVMLEIFNNLFRAIAEQMGVTLQNTSSSVNIKERLDFSCAIFDGDGQLVANAPHIPVHLGSMSESVQALIGDRRTTLKPGDVFASNNPYNGGTHLPDITVITPVFPANHDKPLFYVASRGHHADIGGITPGSMPPNSTTVEEEGVLLDNFQLIADGRFREKELLSLLEGGRYPVRNPNQNIADLKAQIAANERGVQELQKMVEHYQLETVQAYMKFVQDNAEESVRRVINVLQDGEFTCYLDNGSAIKVAISIDRSTRSARIDFTGTSPQLESNFNAPSAICKAAVLYVFRTLVNDDIPLNAGCLKPLEIIIPEGCLLNPRYPAAVVAGNVETSQAITDALYGALGVMAASQGTMNNFTFGSDRYQYYETICGGSGAGKDFDGTDAVHTHMTNSRLTDPEVLEWRFPVLLESFSIRPHSGGKGLHQGGNGVIRRIQFREPMTAAILSGRRVVPPFGLYGGENGAVGKNTVERSNGTIEQLGGTATVEMHPKDVFVIETPGGGGFGK; this comes from the coding sequence ATGAATGCCCGTTGGGAATTTTGGATCGATCGGGGCGGTACATTTACCGATATTGTGGCAAAAAGTCCCGCAGGCAAGTTAGTTGTTCACAAGCTGTTATCAGAAAATCCCGATCGCTACACTGATGCTCCTGTACAGGGTATTCGAGATATTTTAGGCATTGCACCTGATGCACCCATTCCCGCCGAGCAAATCGCTGTGGTGAAGATGGGCACAACGGTCGCAACGAATGCACTGCTCGAACGTAAAGGCGATCGCACAGTTTTAGTCATTACCAAAGGATTTGGCGATGCTTTGCGCATTGGCTATCAAAACCGCCCAGATATTTTTGCGCGGCAAATTGTCCTGCCAGAAATGCTCTACGAGCGCGTGATTGAAGTTGCAGAACGCTACACTGCTCAAGGTGAAGAACTTATCAAACTCGATCTCGATGCCGTACGCTGTGACTTACAAGCGGCTTATGAAGATGGTATCCGTGCGTGTGCGATCGTGTTGATGCACGGTTATCGCTTTCCGGCGCACGAGCAGGAGATTGCCACTTTAGCGAGAACCATTGGCTACACTCAAGTATCAGTATCGCACGAAGTTAGCCCGTTGATGAAACTCATTAGTCGAGGCGATACGACAGTTGTAGACGCTTACTTATCTCCAATCCTCCGCAGGTATGTAGACCAAGTATCAAGTCAGCTATCAGCGAGCAGTAAGGCAACCAACCCTTGTTTGATGTTTATGCAATCTAACGGTGGGCTGGCAGATGCTCAAACATTTCAGGGAAAAGACAGCATTTTATCAGGACCTGCGGGCGGAATTGTTGGGGCGGTACAAACAAGTTTGATGGCTGGTTTTCATAAAATTATCAGCTTTGACATGGGGGGAACGTCTACTGATGTCGCGCATTACAACGGCGAGTACGAACGGACTTTTGAAACTGAAGTGGCTGGAGTGCGTTTGCGTACTCCGATGATGGCGATTCATACGGTAGCGGCTGGCGGCGGTTCAATTTTGCAGTTTGATGGCGCGCGATATCGTGTTGGACCAGAGTCGGCGGGTGCAAATCCAGGACCTGCGGCGTATGCGAAGGGTGGTCCGTTGACCGTTACCGACTGCAATGTGATGCTGGGAAAACTACAACCAGAGTTCTTTCCCAAAGTCTTTGGTGTCAACGGCGATTTGCCGCTGGATGCGGAAGTTGTGCGGCAAAAGTTTGCCGAATTGACAAGAGAAATTGGCGATAATCGCACGCCAGAACAAGTCGCGGCGGGTTTTTTGGCGATCGCTGTCGAAAAAATGGCAAACGCGATTAAAAAGATTTCGTTGCAGCGCGGGTATGACGTCTCTGATTATACTTTGTGCTGCTTTGGCGGTGCGGGTGGACAACACGCTTGTTTGATTGCAGATGCGTTGGGAATGAAGCAGGTGTTTATTCATCCGTATGCGGGGGTATTGTCTGCTTATGGGATGGGACTGGCGGACGTGCGGGTGATTCGCGAACGTGCGGTAGAAGAGGTTTTATCTGAGGAGTTGGATTTAAAAGAGACGTTGGCGGCGTTGGAGGTTGAGGGGAGAGGGGAATTAAACCACAAAGACACGAAGGACGCAAAGGAAAGAGGTGTTGAGGTTTTATCAAAGGTGCATTTGCGGTATGAGGGGACGGATGCAGCTTTGGTGGTGGATTTTGGTGATGTGGAGGTGATGCGACGCGAGTTTGAGGATTTGCATCGTCAGCGTTATGGGTTTATTGCGCCGGAGAAGCGATTGATTGTTGAGGCAGTCTCGGTTGAAGTGGTGGCTAAGCAAGATGTTCCTGTGGAGGAGGTGGTATTACGTAAGGACAATAAAAAAGCTGTGCCTGTTGCTACGGTGCAAATGTATGCGAGGGACGCTTGGTATGCTACGCCTGTGTATCAACGCGAGGATTTGCAGCCAGAAGAGTTGATTTCTGGTCCAGCGATTATTGTGGAAGCAACGGGGACGAATGCGATCGAACCAGGCTGGAATGCGCAAGTGAACGATCGCAATCATTTAATCCTCAAACGCTCGACAAACTCAAATGACCAATTCCCAATGACCAATGACCAATTCCCAACTCACCCCGATCCCGTCATGCTGGAAATTTTTAATAATTTATTTCGGGCGATCGCTGAACAAATGGGAGTAACGCTGCAAAATACAAGTTCTTCGGTCAATATTAAGGAAAGGCTGGACTTTTCTTGCGCAATTTTTGATGGTGATGGACAGTTGGTTGCTAATGCACCACACATTCCGGTTCACTTGGGTTCGATGAGTGAAAGCGTGCAAGCACTCATTGGCGATCGCCGAACTACGCTCAAACCTGGAGATGTTTTTGCTTCTAATAATCCTTACAACGGCGGTACTCACCTTCCTGATATCACTGTCATTACTCCGGTATTTCCCGCAAATCACGACAAACCTCTTTTCTACGTCGCCTCGCGCGGACATCATGCTGATATTGGAGGGATAACTCCTGGTTCTATGCCGCCCAATAGTACTACTGTAGAAGAAGAGGGCGTTTTGCTCGATAATTTTCAGCTAATTGCTGATGGTCGATTTAGAGAAAAAGAGCTGTTGTCACTTTTAGAAGGCGGGCGTTATCCAGTACGGAACCCTAACCAAAATATTGCCGATCTAAAAGCGCAAATTGCAGCAAATGAACGCGGCGTTCAGGAACTCCAAAAAATGGTAGAACACTATCAATTGGAGACTGTACAAGCTTATATGAAGTTTGTCCAAGATAACGCTGAGGAATCAGTAAGACGTGTTATTAACGTTTTACAAGATGGCGAATTTACTTGTTATTTAGATAACGGTAGTGCCATTAAAGTAGCTATTTCTATTGATAGATCTACTCGCAGCGCTCGCATTGATTTTACAGGAACTTCACCGCAACTCGAAAGTAACTTTAATGCTCCATCTGCAATATGTAAAGCAGCAGTTTTATACGTTTTTCGGACTTTGGTAAATGATGATATTCCGCTGAATGCAGGATGTTTAAAACCTCTAGAAATTATTATTCCTGAAGGTTGTTTACTCAATCCACGTTATCCTGCTGCTGTTGTTGCAGGAAATGTTGAAACTTCTCAAGCGATTACGGATGCATTGTATGGTGCTCTGGGCGTAATGGCAGCCTCGCAAGGAACGATGAATAATTTTACCTTTGGAAGCGATCGCTATCAATATTACGAAACAATCTGCGGTGGTTCGGGCGCGGGTAAAGATTTTGATGGTACTGACGCTGTCCACACTCACATGACAAATTCTCGCCTTACCGATCCGGAAGTTTTAGAATGGCGTTTTCCTGTCTTATTAGAAAGTTTCAGCATTCGCCCCCATAGTGGCGGTAAAGGACTTCATCAAGGCGGTAACGGTGTTATCCGTCGCATCCAATTTCGCGAACCAATGACAGCTGCAATTCTTTCAGGGCGTCGTGTTGTTCCGCCATTTGGTTTATACGGTGGAGAAAATGGCGCCGTTGGAAAAAATACGGTGGAACGCAGCAATGGAACAATCGAACAATTGGGAGGTACTGCAACGGTAGAAATGCACCCAAAAGATGTGTTTGTGATTGAAACTCCTGGCGGTGGTGGATTTGGTAAATAA
- a CDS encoding DUF3140 domain-containing protein has product MNKDDTSVIDEFYNVVNMSPKELSAWLDTEESQSVGQKDGDDESIGHKSGKRIVELLQKKKSDYTDDDLAHMKKVISYVHRHTAQKPSSDLENSRWRYSLKNWGHDPLK; this is encoded by the coding sequence ATGAATAAGGATGATACATCAGTTATTGATGAATTTTATAATGTTGTGAATATGTCCCCCAAGGAACTTAGTGCTTGGTTAGATACCGAAGAGTCGCAATCGGTTGGACAAAAAGACGGCGATGATGAATCAATTGGTCATAAATCTGGGAAACGCATTGTTGAACTTTTACAAAAGAAAAAAAGCGACTATACTGATGACGACTTAGCGCACATGAAGAAGGTCATTAGTTACGTCCACCGCCATACAGCACAAAAGCCATCCAGCGATCTAGAAAACTCGCGATGGCGATACTCTTTAAAAAACTGGGGACACGATCCTTTAAAGTGA
- a CDS encoding J domain-containing protein, with the protein MSQDQAIPQQKRDRTAFCYQNSHYALLGLHPSASAIEIRRAYRELSKRYHPDTTDLPKATATAKFQQLNEAYATLSNPERRLQYDLKIGYSRVAVIQAPVDLNRPVAQTPTWRSRSAYLDPTDRPLSSGEIFALFLLLLTFVGCVILAITVAITRGDSLPPTANLQPPIAAQHIRSNLSNQTPYASSSR; encoded by the coding sequence GTGAGTCAAGACCAGGCAATACCTCAACAAAAGCGCGATCGCACAGCGTTTTGCTATCAAAACAGTCATTACGCACTGCTAGGACTTCACCCTTCAGCCTCTGCGATCGAAATTCGCCGCGCCTATCGAGAACTGAGTAAACGCTACCATCCTGACACCACAGACTTACCCAAAGCGACTGCTACGGCAAAGTTTCAGCAACTTAATGAAGCCTATGCAACGCTCAGTAATCCAGAGCGGCGCCTGCAATACGATTTAAAAATTGGCTATTCGCGAGTTGCCGTTATCCAAGCGCCGGTTGACCTCAACCGTCCTGTTGCACAAACTCCGACTTGGCGATCGCGCTCAGCTTACCTCGATCCGACGGATCGCCCTTTATCATCGGGAGAGATTTTTGCTTTATTTTTGTTACTGTTAACTTTTGTGGGCTGCGTCATCTTAGCAATTACAGTTGCAATCACGCGGGGAGATAGCTTGCCACCCACAGCTAACCTACAACCTCCCATCGCGGCGCAACACATTAGATCCAACCTATCAAATCAAACTCCTTATGCCTCTTCCTCCCGCTGA
- the gmd gene encoding GDP-mannose 4,6-dehydratase: protein MTQRKRALITGITGQDGSYLSEFLLEQGYEVHGIIRRTSTFNTDRIDHIYEDPHKEGVKLFLHYGDLTDGTTLRRILEETQPTEIYNLGAQSHVRVSFDSPEYTVDSVAMGTLRLLEAIRDYQQRTGIEVRFYQAGSSEMFGLVQEVPQKETTPFYPRSPYACAKVYAHWQTLNYRESYGLFACNGILFNHESPRRGETFVTRKITRAVARIVAGRQKKLYMGNLDAKRDWGYAKDYVRAMWMMLQQPEPDDYVIATGETHSVREFLDLAFGYVNLNWQDYVEFDERYLRPAEVELLIGDPTKAKQKLGWQPSVTFEQLVALMVEADLKALGQESPNGNGAQVLHDLATIRQELGSLHF from the coding sequence ATGACGCAACGCAAGCGAGCGCTAATTACAGGGATTACAGGTCAAGATGGCTCCTATTTGAGTGAGTTTTTACTCGAACAAGGATATGAAGTTCACGGTATTATCCGGCGGACATCAACATTCAACACCGACCGCATCGATCATATCTACGAAGACCCGCACAAAGAGGGAGTCAAGTTATTTTTACACTATGGCGATCTTACTGATGGCACAACGCTGCGACGAATTCTAGAAGAAACTCAGCCAACCGAAATCTATAACCTCGGCGCACAATCACACGTGCGCGTGAGCTTTGACTCACCTGAATATACTGTAGACTCAGTGGCGATGGGTACGCTGCGGCTACTCGAAGCGATTCGCGATTATCAACAGCGTACGGGAATCGAAGTTCGCTTCTACCAAGCCGGTTCGTCAGAAATGTTTGGTTTGGTGCAAGAAGTTCCCCAGAAAGAAACGACACCATTTTACCCGCGCAGTCCTTACGCGTGTGCGAAAGTCTACGCCCACTGGCAAACCCTCAACTACCGCGAATCCTATGGTTTGTTTGCGTGTAATGGCATTTTGTTTAACCACGAATCGCCACGTCGTGGAGAAACTTTTGTTACGCGTAAAATTACACGGGCAGTAGCGCGTATTGTTGCAGGCAGACAAAAAAAGCTCTACATGGGTAATCTCGATGCCAAGCGCGATTGGGGCTATGCGAAAGACTACGTACGCGCGATGTGGATGATGCTACAACAACCCGAACCCGACGATTATGTGATTGCGACAGGGGAAACGCACTCGGTACGCGAATTTCTTGATTTAGCATTTGGCTATGTCAATCTCAACTGGCAAGATTATGTCGAATTTGACGAGCGTTATCTGCGACCCGCAGAAGTTGAATTATTGATTGGCGATCCGACGAAAGCTAAACAAAAACTAGGTTGGCAACCGTCGGTTACGTTTGAGCAGTTGGTCGCACTGATGGTAGAAGCTGATTTAAAAGCATTAGGTCAAGAGTCACCCAATGGTAATGGTGCGCAAGTGCTTCACGATCTCGCTACGATTCGTCAAGAGTTGGGTAGTCTACACTTTTAA